The Actinomadura sp. WMMB 499 genome includes a window with the following:
- a CDS encoding alpha/beta fold hydrolase, with protein MAGHEASLIEVDGPWTHRAISAGGTRFHVAEAGEGPLVLLLHGFPEFWWSWREQLVSLPAAGYRAVAIDLRGYGGSDKPPRGYDLVTLAGDAAGLIRALGEAGAIVVGHDWGGLLAWTMAVYHPKIVQRLAVVGAPHPLRLRRSVRESPRGQGWAARHTFGFQVPVLPERRLVRDDAALVGRLLHEWSGPGWPDAETERLVRRAAQIPGVAHSALEYHRWFIRSQTRPDGIRYAHRMRAPVQAPTLQLHGALDRCTLPESAQGSGQYVGAPYRWRLIEGAGHFPHQERPEEFDSHLIGWLGDPEPDR; from the coding sequence ATGGCCGGTCATGAGGCGTCGCTGATCGAGGTCGACGGCCCGTGGACGCACCGCGCGATCAGCGCGGGCGGGACGCGGTTCCACGTCGCGGAGGCCGGGGAGGGGCCGCTCGTCCTGCTGCTGCACGGCTTCCCCGAGTTCTGGTGGTCGTGGCGCGAGCAGCTCGTGTCGCTGCCCGCGGCGGGCTACCGGGCGGTCGCGATCGACCTGCGCGGCTACGGCGGCAGCGACAAGCCGCCGCGCGGATACGACCTGGTGACGCTGGCCGGGGACGCCGCCGGGCTGATCCGGGCGCTCGGCGAGGCGGGCGCGATCGTGGTCGGGCACGACTGGGGCGGGCTGCTGGCCTGGACGATGGCGGTCTACCACCCGAAGATCGTGCAGCGGCTCGCGGTCGTCGGCGCCCCGCACCCGCTGCGGCTGCGGCGGTCGGTGCGGGAGAGCCCGCGCGGGCAGGGGTGGGCGGCCCGGCACACGTTCGGCTTCCAGGTCCCCGTCCTGCCGGAACGCCGCCTGGTGCGGGACGATGCCGCGCTCGTCGGACGGCTCCTGCACGAGTGGTCGGGGCCGGGCTGGCCGGACGCGGAGACGGAACGGCTCGTCCGGCGCGCGGCGCAGATTCCGGGGGTCGCGCACAGCGCCCTGGAGTACCACCGGTGGTTCATCCGGTCGCAGACCCGCCCGGACGGGATCCGCTACGCACACCGTATGCGCGCCCCAGTACAGGCACCGACGCTCCAGCTGCACGGCGCCTTGGACAGGTGCACGCTTCCGGAGAGCGCCCAGGGTTCCGGGCAGTACGTGGGCGCGCCGTACAGGTGGCGGCTCATCGAAGGCGCGGGGCACTTCCCCCACCAGGAGCGGCCCGAGGAGTTCGATTCGCACCTGATCGGCTGGCTGGGCGATCCGGAACCCGACCGCTGA
- a CDS encoding phage holin family protein: protein MSEATPGEHVEDRSLGELVALASSNVSDLVRAEMELAKMELKADAKKGAISGVMFTVAAVIAGIIVILLSISLAFGLIDLGFWPWAAFLTVAGVYLVLALVLGFIGQRLIRKIEGAKRTRRTLKDTPGALRHRGGSDKPALTD, encoded by the coding sequence ATGTCCGAGGCAACGCCGGGCGAGCACGTCGAGGACAGGTCCCTCGGCGAGCTCGTCGCGCTGGCGTCCAGCAACGTCTCCGACCTGGTCAGGGCCGAGATGGAGCTGGCCAAGATGGAGCTCAAGGCGGACGCGAAGAAAGGCGCGATCAGTGGCGTGATGTTCACCGTCGCCGCGGTGATCGCCGGGATCATCGTGATCCTGCTGTCGATCTCGCTGGCGTTCGGGCTGATCGACCTGGGCTTCTGGCCGTGGGCCGCGTTCCTGACCGTCGCGGGCGTGTACCTGGTGCTCGCCCTCGTGCTGGGCTTCATCGGCCAGCGCCTCATCCGCAAGATCGAGGGAGCCAAGCGGACACGCCGGACACTCAAGGATACTCCGGGCGCGCTGCGGCACCGCGGCGGATCCGACAAGCCCGCGCTGACGGACTGA
- the nhaA gene encoding Na+/H+ antiporter NhaA, with protein sequence MPSNASGVLLPRPSTRPRHRFRIRGGGKRRPVAAVWPFRPTVRYGQQVAHALRLETVGGIIMLLAAVGALIWANTPWADAYYDLQKLEISPHWLHIGHMDVAHWASGGLLAVFFYLAGLELREELTHGELRNPRDAALPVIAATAGVVLPAALFLLVSAGAPGASQGWAIPTATDIAFALAVLAVTFSACPAPLRAFLLTLAVVDDLIAITIIALFYSSSLSWGWLGIGVALIAVFGFLQHRGVRSPWLYAPLAVLAWYCVLRSGVHATVAGVALGMLTSPRQAPDGRPTNAERADHVLRPFSAGFAVPVFAFLSAGVTLSASALGDVFTDRIALGVIAGLVIGKFVGVFGGAWLAVRFGLATLGADLHWREIAGVAMLAGVGFTVSLLIGGLAYTDPSQLERVTTAVLIASVLASAAATVIFRRRTRERALLSG encoded by the coding sequence ATGCCGTCCAACGCCTCGGGGGTCCTCTTGCCGCGCCCGTCCACCCGTCCTCGTCACCGTTTCCGCATCCGTGGCGGCGGCAAGCGCCGTCCGGTCGCGGCCGTCTGGCCGTTCCGCCCGACCGTCCGCTACGGCCAGCAGGTCGCCCACGCCCTGCGCCTGGAGACGGTCGGCGGCATCATCATGCTCCTGGCCGCCGTGGGCGCGCTCATCTGGGCCAACACGCCCTGGGCCGACGCCTACTACGACCTGCAGAAGCTCGAGATCAGCCCGCACTGGCTGCACATCGGGCACATGGACGTGGCGCACTGGGCGTCCGGCGGGCTGCTGGCGGTCTTCTTCTACCTCGCCGGCCTGGAGCTGCGCGAGGAACTCACCCACGGGGAGCTGCGCAACCCCCGCGACGCGGCGCTCCCGGTGATCGCCGCGACCGCGGGCGTGGTGCTTCCCGCGGCCCTCTTCCTCCTGGTGAGCGCCGGAGCGCCCGGCGCGTCGCAGGGCTGGGCGATCCCGACGGCGACCGACATCGCGTTCGCGCTGGCCGTCCTCGCGGTGACGTTCTCGGCGTGCCCGGCGCCGCTGCGCGCGTTCCTGCTGACCCTCGCCGTCGTGGACGACCTGATCGCGATCACGATCATCGCGCTGTTCTACTCGTCCTCGCTGAGCTGGGGCTGGCTCGGGATCGGCGTGGCGCTGATCGCGGTGTTCGGTTTCCTGCAGCACCGGGGCGTCCGGTCCCCGTGGCTGTACGCGCCGCTGGCCGTCCTGGCGTGGTACTGCGTCCTGCGGAGCGGCGTGCACGCGACGGTCGCCGGGGTGGCGCTCGGGATGCTCACCAGCCCCCGGCAGGCGCCGGACGGGCGCCCGACGAACGCCGAGCGGGCCGACCACGTCCTGCGTCCGTTCTCGGCGGGGTTCGCCGTGCCGGTGTTCGCGTTCCTGTCCGCGGGCGTGACGCTGAGCGCGTCCGCACTCGGGGACGTGTTCACCGACCGGATCGCCCTGGGGGTGATCGCCGGGCTGGTGATCGGTAAGTTCGTTGGAGTCTTCGGCGGGGCCTGGCTCGCGGTGCGGTTCGGTTTGGCCACGCTCGGGGCGGATCTGCACTGGCGGGAGATCGCGGGTGTCGCGATGCTCGCCGGGGTCGGTTTCACCGTTTCACTGCTGATCGGCGGTTTGGCCTATACCGACCCGTCACAATTGGAGAGAGTGACGACTGCGGTCCTGATCGCGAGCGTGCTCGCCTCGGCGGCCGCCACCGTCATCTTCCGGCGGAGGACGCGCGAACGCGCGCTGCTCTCCGGCTGA